Proteins encoded by one window of Burkholderia plantarii:
- the odhB gene encoding 2-oxoglutarate dehydrogenase complex dihydrolipoyllysine-residue succinyltransferase: MAIVEVKVPQLSESVSEATMLQWKKKPGEAVAQDEILIELETDKVVLEVPAPAAGVLSQVLQNDGDTVVADQVIATIDTEAKAGAVAAAAGEAEVQPAPAPVAAAPAPAAQPAAAAGSSNAASPAASKLLAEKGVDASQVAGTGRDGRITKGDALAANAAPAKAAAAPAAAAPKKAALPDVKVPASASNWLNDRPEQRVPMSRLRARIAERLLESQQTNAILTTFNEVNMQPVMDLRTKYKDKFEKEHGVKLGFMSFFVKAAVHALKKFPLVNASIDGNDIVYHGYFDIGIAVGSPRGLVVPILRNADQLSLADIEKKIAEFGQKAKDGKLSIEEMTGGTFSISNGGVFGSMLSTPIINPPQSAILGVHATKERPVVENGQIVIRPINYLALSYDHRIIDGREAVLSLVAMKDALEDPARLLLDL; encoded by the coding sequence GTCAAAGTCCCCCAGCTTTCCGAATCGGTGTCGGAAGCGACCATGCTGCAATGGAAGAAGAAGCCCGGTGAAGCCGTCGCGCAGGACGAAATCCTGATCGAACTCGAAACCGACAAGGTCGTGCTCGAAGTGCCGGCGCCGGCCGCCGGCGTGCTTTCCCAAGTGCTGCAGAACGACGGCGACACCGTCGTGGCCGATCAGGTGATCGCCACCATCGATACCGAAGCGAAGGCAGGTGCCGTCGCCGCGGCCGCCGGCGAAGCCGAAGTGCAACCGGCTCCGGCGCCCGTCGCCGCGGCGCCGGCACCGGCCGCGCAGCCGGCTGCCGCAGCGGGTTCGAGCAACGCCGCTTCGCCGGCCGCCTCGAAGCTGCTGGCCGAGAAGGGCGTGGACGCGAGCCAGGTCGCCGGCACGGGCCGCGACGGCCGCATCACCAAGGGTGACGCGCTGGCCGCGAACGCCGCGCCGGCCAAGGCCGCTGCCGCCCCGGCCGCCGCCGCGCCGAAGAAGGCCGCGCTGCCGGACGTGAAGGTGCCGGCCTCGGCCTCCAACTGGCTGAACGACCGTCCGGAGCAGCGCGTGCCGATGTCGCGCCTGCGCGCGCGGATCGCCGAGCGTCTGCTCGAATCGCAGCAGACCAACGCGATCCTGACGACGTTCAATGAAGTGAACATGCAGCCGGTCATGGACCTGCGCACGAAGTACAAGGACAAGTTCGAGAAGGAACACGGCGTGAAGCTCGGCTTCATGTCGTTCTTCGTCAAGGCGGCGGTCCACGCGCTGAAGAAGTTCCCGCTCGTGAACGCGTCGATCGACGGCAACGACATCGTCTACCACGGCTACTTCGACATCGGTATCGCGGTCGGTTCGCCGCGCGGCCTGGTGGTGCCGATTCTGCGCAACGCCGACCAGCTGAGCCTGGCCGACATCGAGAAAAAGATCGCCGAGTTCGGTCAGAAGGCCAAGGACGGCAAGCTGTCGATCGAGGAAATGACGGGCGGTACGTTCTCGATCTCGAACGGCGGCGTGTTCGGCTCGATGCTGTCGACCCCGATCATCAACCCGCCGCAGTCGGCGATCCTCGGCGTCCACGCGACCAAGGAGCGCCCGGTGGTCGAGAACGGCCAGATCGTGATCCGTCCGATCAACTACCTCGCGCTGTCGTATGACCACCGGATCATCGACGGCCGCGAAGCGGTGCTGTCGCTGGTCGCGATGAAGGATGCGCTGGAAGATCCGGCACGCCTGCTGCTCGACCTGTAA